A section of the Saccharopolyspora gregorii genome encodes:
- a CDS encoding MDR family MFS transporter produces the protein MTDSTGTVDAGTEREAAPPRANVLLSVLVVSAFVMILNETILSVALRDLTVDLDVSTTTVQWLTSGFLLTMAVVIPITGFLLERFTPRQIFLASLTMFSIGTLLSAVAPGFAVLLVGRVVQACGTAVMMPLLMTSVMRLVPVAKRGATMGTITIVIAVAPAVGPTIGGAVLASLSWRWMFLLVLPLSLIALVIGAVWMRLDDETRRVPLDVLSVVLSAAGFGGLLYGLSSIGESGGGGGSVSLWLPLLVGVLALTAFVLRQLRLQREDRALLDLRPFGLRSFVVALVLTALLFMCLLGAGAIMLPLYLQTVLGASTFTSGLAVLPGGLVLGLLGRPVGRLFDRFGARRLVIPGAGAMAVALWLFASLDAQSSMVSVIAIHVLMMAGLGLMMTPLMTESLSALPDHLHSHGSAILATLQQVAGAFGTAVFVTVASVGSAVPSGPPDASGLRTAFVVAGVIGVLAFGTSLFVRSSGRSGDDSGSARTDADAVRAGH, from the coding sequence ATGACCGACTCCACGGGGACCGTGGACGCGGGGACCGAGCGCGAAGCGGCACCGCCGCGGGCGAACGTGCTGTTGAGCGTGCTCGTCGTCTCCGCGTTCGTGATGATCCTCAACGAGACGATCCTGAGCGTCGCGCTGCGCGACCTCACCGTCGACCTCGACGTCTCCACCACGACGGTGCAGTGGCTGACCAGCGGGTTCCTGCTGACGATGGCGGTGGTCATCCCGATCACCGGCTTCCTGCTGGAGCGGTTCACGCCACGGCAGATCTTCCTGGCCTCGCTGACGATGTTCAGCATCGGCACCCTGCTCAGCGCGGTGGCGCCCGGTTTCGCGGTGCTGCTGGTGGGCCGCGTGGTGCAGGCCTGCGGTACCGCGGTGATGATGCCGCTGCTGATGACCTCGGTGATGCGGCTGGTGCCCGTCGCCAAGCGCGGCGCCACGATGGGCACGATCACCATCGTGATCGCGGTGGCCCCGGCGGTGGGGCCGACGATCGGTGGTGCGGTGCTGGCTTCGCTGAGCTGGCGCTGGATGTTCCTGCTGGTGCTCCCGCTGTCGCTGATCGCCCTGGTGATCGGCGCGGTCTGGATGCGGTTGGACGACGAGACGCGGCGGGTGCCGCTGGACGTGCTCTCGGTGGTGCTGTCGGCGGCCGGTTTCGGCGGCCTGCTCTACGGGTTGTCCTCCATCGGCGAGTCCGGCGGCGGGGGCGGCTCGGTGTCGCTGTGGCTGCCGCTGCTCGTGGGCGTGCTGGCGCTGACCGCGTTCGTGCTGCGACAGCTGCGGTTGCAGCGCGAGGACCGGGCGCTGCTGGACCTGCGCCCGTTCGGCCTGCGCTCCTTCGTGGTGGCGCTGGTGCTGACGGCGCTGCTGTTCATGTGCCTGCTGGGTGCGGGCGCGATCATGCTGCCGCTGTACCTGCAGACCGTGCTGGGGGCGAGCACCTTCACCAGCGGACTGGCGGTGCTGCCCGGCGGGCTCGTGCTCGGGCTGCTCGGGCGCCCGGTGGGCCGGTTGTTCGACCGGTTCGGCGCGCGGCGGCTGGTGATCCCGGGTGCGGGCGCGATGGCGGTGGCGCTGTGGCTGTTCGCCTCGCTGGACGCGCAGTCCTCGATGGTGTCGGTGATCGCGATCCACGTGCTGATGATGGCCGGTCTGGGCCTGATGATGACGCCGCTGATGACCGAGTCGCTGAGCGCGCTGCCGGACCACCTGCACTCGCACGGCAGCGCGATCCTCGCGACGTTGCAGCAGGTGGCGGGCGCGTTCGGCACCGCGGTGTTCGTGACCGTCGCGTCCGTGGGCAGCGCGGTGCCCTCCGGTCCGCCGGACGCCTCCGGGTTGCGGACGGCGTTCGTGGTGGCCGGGGTGATCGGCGTGCTCGCCTTCGGCACCTCGCTGTTCGTGCGGTCGAGCGGGCGGTCCGGCGACGACTCCGGTTCGGCGCGGACCGACGCGGATGCGGTGCGCGCCGGCCACTGA
- the xylA gene encoding xylose isomerase, whose protein sequence is MSRTPTPADRFSFGLWTIGYRGIDPFGGPTRSAMDTRYAVEKLAELGAAGLTFHDDDLFPFDATDAARRTEIDRLKQALADTGITVPMVTTNLFSHPVFKDGGFTSNDRAVRRFALRKVLRNLDLAAELGARTFVMWGGREGAEHDAAKDVQQALARYREAADLLADYVTERGYDLRFALEPKPNEPRGDILLPTLGHALAFIDSLERPELFGVNPEVGHEQMAGLNYAAGVAQALYHGKLFHLDLNGQRGIKYDQDLVFGHGDLHNAFALVDLLEHGGPGGTPAYDGPRHFDFKPARTEDDAGVWDSVRANMANYLLLAERAAAFRADPEVQEALAASKVPELAVPTLADGEGAAALLADRTAFEDFDGAAHYDGRGYGFVRLQQLATEHLMGARG, encoded by the coding sequence ATGAGCCGCACCCCCACCCCCGCCGACCGGTTCTCCTTCGGGCTGTGGACCATCGGCTACCGGGGCATCGACCCGTTCGGCGGCCCGACCAGGTCCGCGATGGACACCCGGTACGCGGTGGAGAAGCTCGCCGAGCTCGGCGCCGCCGGCCTCACCTTCCACGACGACGACCTGTTCCCGTTCGACGCCACCGACGCGGCCCGGCGCACCGAGATCGACCGGCTGAAGCAGGCCCTCGCCGACACCGGGATCACCGTCCCGATGGTCACCACCAACCTGTTCTCGCACCCCGTGTTCAAGGACGGCGGGTTCACCTCCAACGACCGCGCGGTGCGCCGCTTCGCGCTGCGCAAGGTGCTGCGCAACCTCGACCTGGCGGCCGAGCTCGGTGCCCGCACCTTCGTGATGTGGGGCGGCCGGGAGGGCGCCGAGCACGACGCCGCCAAGGACGTGCAGCAGGCGCTCGCCCGCTACCGGGAAGCCGCCGACCTGCTCGCCGACTACGTCACCGAACGCGGCTACGACCTGCGCTTCGCCCTCGAACCGAAGCCGAACGAGCCGCGCGGCGACATCCTGCTGCCCACCCTCGGGCACGCCCTCGCGTTCATCGACTCGCTGGAGCGCCCCGAGCTGTTCGGCGTCAACCCGGAGGTCGGCCACGAGCAGATGGCCGGGCTCAACTACGCCGCCGGGGTCGCGCAGGCGCTCTACCACGGCAAGCTGTTCCACCTCGACCTCAACGGGCAGCGCGGCATCAAGTACGACCAGGACCTCGTGTTCGGGCACGGCGACCTGCACAACGCGTTCGCGCTGGTGGACCTGCTGGAGCACGGCGGTCCCGGCGGGACACCCGCCTACGACGGGCCGCGGCACTTCGACTTCAAACCCGCCCGCACCGAGGACGACGCGGGCGTGTGGGACTCGGTGCGCGCCAACATGGCCAACTACCTGCTGCTCGCGGAGCGCGCGGCGGCGTTCCGCGCCGACCCCGAGGTGCAGGAGGCGCTGGCCGCCTCGAAGGTGCCTGAGCTGGCCGTGCCGACGCTCGCCGACGGCGAAGGAGCCGCCGCACTGCTGGCCGACCGCACCGCGTTCGAGGACTTCGACGGCGCCGCCCACTACGACGGCCGCGGCTACGGCTTCGTGCGGCTGCAGCAGCTGGCCACCGAACACCTGATGGGCGCGCGGGGATGA
- a CDS encoding helix-turn-helix domain-containing protein yields the protein MVATAGTPRARALSAALRDARETRGVGLRVLARQLEISHTQISHWETGHRVPGVEVVAMILAALRVPPGERERILDLARNLGEPSWLTVGISGIPQQLAGAIECERAASAIVEWSPMGVPGLLQTSDYSRAILEEADLPEHDLDVRAMIRASRSEVLSRPEPLEFEALVSEAALHEPIGSPRIMRSQITHLLHMSEKPNVVIRIVPLRAGWHPGWSGPFVIYDFPSAPSVVHFEHYSSGAFIPVEHDLREYRKAVVKIREVTLSPADSLDYLVQAGEKWEVG from the coding sequence ATGGTCGCCACCGCAGGTACGCCCCGGGCCAGAGCCCTTTCCGCCGCGTTGCGCGATGCGCGGGAAACGCGCGGAGTGGGCCTCCGGGTGTTAGCGCGCCAGCTCGAGATCTCGCACACCCAGATCTCGCACTGGGAGACGGGGCACCGGGTCCCCGGCGTCGAAGTGGTCGCGATGATCCTCGCGGCGCTTCGGGTACCGCCGGGGGAGCGGGAACGCATCCTCGACCTCGCGCGCAACCTCGGCGAGCCGAGCTGGCTCACCGTCGGGATCTCCGGCATCCCGCAGCAGCTGGCGGGCGCGATCGAGTGCGAACGGGCGGCTTCGGCGATCGTGGAGTGGTCGCCGATGGGAGTTCCCGGCCTGCTGCAGACCAGCGATTACAGTCGCGCCATCCTCGAGGAGGCGGATCTTCCGGAGCACGATCTGGACGTGCGGGCGATGATCCGCGCGAGCCGCAGTGAGGTGCTGTCCCGACCCGAACCGCTGGAGTTCGAGGCGTTGGTCAGCGAGGCGGCGTTGCACGAGCCGATCGGCTCACCGCGCATCATGCGTTCGCAGATCACCCATTTGCTCCACATGAGCGAGAAGCCGAACGTCGTCATCCGAATCGTGCCGCTGCGTGCGGGTTGGCATCCGGGCTGGTCCGGCCCGTTCGTCATCTACGACTTCCCGTCGGCGCCCTCGGTCGTGCATTTCGAGCACTACAGTTCCGGAGCCTTCATCCCGGTTGAGCACGACCTGCGCGAATATCGCAAGGCGGTCGTCAAGATTCGAGAAGTTACCCTCAGTCCCGCTGACTCGCTAGACTATCTCGTGCAGGCTGGCGAGAAGTGGGAGGTCGGTTGA
- a CDS encoding ROK family transcriptional regulator, with translation MISGQDPADGERMRGSNSDRVRRDNLAAVLDLVHRTGPLSRAGITRATGLSRSTVAALIAELTGMGLVAESGPQGTARVGRPSPVVHPDPDCVAIAVNPELDAITLGVVGLGGEVRSRRRIEIARPGTARTVEVVAAELGSAELDGKRIAGIGVAVPGLVRDGDGVVRWAPHLGWREEPIAAELTRATGHPAFAGNDATLGALAEHLFGAGVGVPDLVYLNGGASGIGGGIIAGGSPLGGTGGYAGEFGRNRPAIRDPADRAVPDGTLEDEVNRARLLELLGLGSADQLALSGALADSADPRVRAELARQARVLGGAVGAAVNVLNPRLVVLGGFLADVLGADPARFADLVAEQCSAPAFEEVRIVPAALGADLLMIGAGQLALHHLLTDPAAIRTPAAEAE, from the coding sequence GTGATCAGCGGGCAAGATCCGGCGGACGGGGAGCGGATGCGCGGCAGCAACTCGGACCGCGTGCGGCGCGACAACCTCGCCGCCGTGCTCGACCTGGTGCACCGCACCGGGCCGCTGTCCCGGGCCGGCATCACCCGGGCCACCGGGTTGAGCCGTTCCACGGTCGCCGCACTGATCGCCGAGCTCACCGGCATGGGCCTGGTCGCCGAATCCGGTCCGCAGGGCACCGCCCGCGTCGGCAGGCCCTCCCCGGTGGTGCACCCCGACCCGGACTGCGTGGCGATCGCGGTCAACCCGGAACTGGACGCGATCACCCTCGGCGTCGTCGGCCTCGGCGGGGAGGTCCGCTCCCGCCGCCGGATCGAGATCGCGCGGCCCGGCACGGCGCGGACCGTCGAGGTCGTGGCCGCCGAACTCGGCTCCGCCGAACTGGACGGGAAGCGCATCGCCGGCATCGGCGTCGCCGTGCCCGGCCTCGTCCGCGACGGCGACGGCGTGGTGCGGTGGGCGCCGCACCTGGGCTGGCGCGAAGAACCGATCGCCGCCGAGCTCACCCGCGCCACCGGGCACCCCGCGTTCGCCGGGAACGACGCGACCCTCGGCGCGCTCGCCGAGCACCTGTTCGGCGCCGGAGTCGGCGTCCCCGACCTCGTCTACCTCAACGGCGGGGCCAGCGGTATCGGCGGCGGCATCATCGCCGGGGGGAGCCCGCTCGGCGGGACCGGCGGCTACGCGGGCGAATTCGGGCGCAACCGGCCCGCGATCCGCGACCCGGCCGACCGCGCGGTGCCGGACGGGACGCTGGAGGACGAGGTGAACCGGGCGCGGCTGCTGGAGCTGCTCGGGCTCGGCTCCGCCGACCAGCTCGCGCTGTCCGGGGCGCTGGCCGACTCGGCCGATCCGCGGGTGCGCGCCGAACTGGCGCGGCAGGCGCGGGTGCTCGGCGGGGCGGTCGGTGCCGCGGTCAACGTGCTCAACCCGCGGCTGGTGGTGCTCGGCGGGTTCCTCGCCGACGTGCTCGGTGCCGACCCGGCGCGGTTCGCCGACCTGGTGGCCGAGCAGTGCTCCGCGCCCGCGTTCGAGGAGGTGCGGATCGTGCCCGCCGCGCTGGGCGCCGACCTGCTGATGATCGGCGCGGGCCAGCTCGCGCTGCACCACCTGCTCACCGACCCGGCCGCCATCCGCACGCCCGCCGCGGAGGCGGAGTGA
- a CDS encoding FAD-dependent monooxygenase has product MTDVQHTQVAIVGAGPAGLVLANVLQRSGIDAQVFEQHSREHVENSPRAGLVEHRVVDHLRRWGLADGLLARATRHGWCDVVVHGEPFRLDYAALSGGDRHWIYPQQLLVQDLLAALDRTPRFQRPVLEVDLTGRRPRLRGAGFEVESDYVVGCDGARSVVARSFPDGTGGNVQRRYPYDWLTMLAHLTAPVEGIRYAIHPDGFAGMMPRAGALGRLYLQVPADEDIARWSTARMRDELDRRLGTDSGRPGIVRIREADVLRMRSGIAGVLQRGRAFLAGDAAHVLTPSGAKGMNLAIADAADLAGSLVRRYRDDDPAALDGYGERRRVQAEHTLAFSEELLQLLHLPPDAADTAAELDSRRNRVRWLAGNNPEAERFAREYVGSGELVPAPHPPA; this is encoded by the coding sequence ATGACCGACGTGCAGCACACCCAGGTCGCGATCGTCGGAGCCGGGCCCGCGGGCCTGGTGCTCGCGAACGTCCTGCAGCGGTCCGGGATCGACGCGCAGGTGTTCGAGCAGCACTCCCGGGAGCACGTCGAGAACTCGCCGCGCGCCGGGCTCGTCGAACACCGCGTCGTCGACCACCTGCGCCGCTGGGGCCTCGCCGACGGGCTGCTCGCCCGCGCCACCCGGCACGGCTGGTGCGACGTCGTCGTCCACGGCGAACCGTTCCGGCTGGACTACGCGGCGCTCTCCGGCGGCGACCGGCACTGGATCTACCCGCAGCAGCTGCTGGTCCAGGACCTGCTCGCCGCGCTCGACCGCACCCCGCGCTTCCAGCGGCCGGTGCTGGAGGTGGACCTCACCGGACGCCGACCGCGGCTGCGCGGCGCCGGATTCGAGGTCGAGAGCGACTACGTGGTCGGCTGCGACGGCGCGCGCAGCGTCGTCGCCCGCTCCTTCCCCGACGGCACCGGCGGCAACGTGCAGCGGCGGTACCCCTACGACTGGCTGACGATGCTCGCCCACCTCACCGCGCCCGTCGAAGGCATCCGGTACGCGATCCACCCGGACGGCTTCGCGGGCATGATGCCGCGCGCGGGCGCGCTCGGGCGGCTGTACCTGCAGGTCCCCGCGGACGAGGACATCGCCCGCTGGAGCACCGCGCGGATGCGCGACGAGCTGGACCGGCGGCTGGGCACCGACTCCGGCCGCCCGGGCATCGTCCGCATCCGGGAGGCCGACGTCCTGCGGATGCGCAGCGGCATCGCGGGTGTGCTGCAGCGGGGGCGGGCGTTCCTGGCCGGGGACGCCGCGCACGTGCTGACCCCCTCCGGCGCCAAGGGCATGAACCTCGCCATCGCCGACGCCGCCGACCTCGCAGGCTCCCTCGTGCGGCGCTACCGCGACGACGATCCGGCCGCGCTGGACGGGTACGGCGAGCGGCGGCGGGTGCAGGCCGAGCACACGCTCGCGTTCTCCGAGGAACTGCTGCAGCTGCTGCACCTGCCCCCGGACGCCGCCGACACCGCGGCCGAGCTGGACTCCCGCCGCAACCGGGTCCGGTGGCTCGCCGGGAACAACCCCGAGGCGGAGCGGTTCGCCCGCGAGTACGTCGGCTCCGGTGAGCTCGTCCCCGCGCCGCACCCCCCGGCCTGA
- a CDS encoding DUF397 domain-containing protein, with the protein MAAMRWQKSSYTNPNGNCVELSNPRGLIRDSKDPRGPVLRVDVAGFLASVKRGRFDPS; encoded by the coding sequence ATGGCGGCGATGCGGTGGCAGAAGTCCAGCTACACCAATCCGAACGGGAACTGCGTCGAACTGTCGAATCCGCGTGGTTTGATCCGGGATTCGAAGGATCCGCGTGGTCCGGTGCTGCGGGTGGACGTGGCGGGTTTCCTCGCTTCGGTCAAGCGCGGCCGCTTCGACCCGAGCTGA
- a CDS encoding glycosyltransferase family 39 protein, protein MELHRPAWRPIVLIAGVVALAHLGVAAVPRRWFDEDLVVAIGRHHLDWGAVDQPPLTPLLARLADAIAPGNPVVLAVPAVLATAAAVVLTALMARELGGDARAQVLGALGSATCVAAAQFGHWLTPYSLEPALWAVLFLLLLRWIRTRDDRLLLLLGVAAGITAQTRFQVLALGVAVLIAVAVAGPRDLLRRPATWAGVALALLITAPTLAWQAAHGWPQAAMGAVVAAENQLIYGGRALVVLHGLAVIGPLALGLAGCGLVAMVRDRRWREHRFLAVVFAVLFTAFALAAGRHYYPLPLYSAFVAIGAVALQHRRESGRRRAAWPVVLLSGVLATGALGFTSVMAAPRFADALVAASARAYRDVPAAERDRTALGAGPYVYATYLDTAAPELSLPPAVSTNRAYGWFAPPPEHQDRMLFVGEPGRLRDRFAAARRVAVVDAPTPLGTYGGLVPERAELWLLTGRTAPWAEIWPELRNLTLDPP, encoded by the coding sequence ATGGAACTGCACCGCCCGGCGTGGCGGCCGATCGTGCTCATCGCCGGGGTCGTCGCCTTAGCGCACCTGGGCGTGGCAGCCGTGCCGCGCCGCTGGTTCGACGAGGACCTGGTGGTCGCGATCGGCCGCCACCACCTGGACTGGGGCGCGGTGGACCAGCCGCCGCTGACCCCGCTGCTGGCGCGGCTCGCCGACGCGATCGCCCCGGGCAACCCGGTGGTGCTCGCGGTTCCGGCGGTGCTGGCCACCGCGGCCGCGGTGGTGCTGACCGCGCTGATGGCCCGGGAGCTCGGCGGGGACGCGCGGGCCCAGGTACTCGGCGCGCTCGGTTCGGCGACCTGCGTGGCCGCTGCCCAGTTCGGGCACTGGCTGACGCCGTACTCGCTGGAACCCGCGCTGTGGGCGGTGCTGTTCCTGCTGCTGTTGCGGTGGATCCGCACCCGGGACGACCGGCTGCTGCTCCTGCTCGGCGTCGCCGCCGGGATCACCGCGCAGACCCGGTTCCAGGTGCTGGCGCTGGGCGTCGCGGTGCTCATCGCGGTCGCCGTGGCCGGGCCGCGCGACCTGCTGCGCCGACCCGCGACCTGGGCGGGCGTCGCGCTCGCGCTGCTGATCACGGCGCCGACGCTGGCCTGGCAGGCCGCCCACGGCTGGCCGCAGGCCGCGATGGGCGCGGTGGTGGCGGCCGAGAACCAGCTGATCTACGGCGGGCGGGCGCTGGTGGTGCTGCACGGGCTCGCGGTGATCGGGCCGCTGGCGCTCGGGCTCGCGGGCTGCGGGCTGGTGGCGATGGTGCGGGACCGGCGGTGGCGGGAGCACCGGTTCCTCGCGGTGGTGTTCGCAGTCCTGTTCACCGCGTTCGCGCTCGCCGCGGGACGGCACTACTACCCGTTGCCGCTCTACAGCGCTTTCGTCGCGATCGGCGCGGTCGCGCTGCAGCACCGCCGGGAGTCGGGGCGGCGGCGGGCCGCGTGGCCGGTCGTGCTGCTCAGCGGGGTGCTCGCCACCGGAGCGCTCGGGTTCACCTCGGTCATGGCCGCACCGAGGTTCGCGGACGCGCTGGTCGCGGCGTCCGCCCGCGCCTACCGGGACGTCCCGGCCGCCGAGCGGGACCGCACCGCGCTCGGCGCCGGCCCCTACGTGTACGCGACCTACTTGGACACCGCCGCGCCCGAGCTCAGCCTGCCGCCCGCGGTGAGCACGAATCGCGCCTACGGCTGGTTCGCGCCGCCGCCGGAACACCAGGACCGGATGCTGTTCGTCGGAGAGCCCGGCCGGTTGCGCGACCGGTTCGCCGCGGCGCGGCGGGTGGCGGTGGTGGACGCGCCGACCCCGCTGGGCACCTACGGCGGGCTCGTTCCGGAGCGCGCCGAGCTCTGGCTCCTCACCGGCCGCACCGCCCCGTGGGCGGAGATCTGGCCGGAGCTCCGGAACCTCACCCTCGACCCGCCCTGA
- a CDS encoding FAD-binding protein — MSTPRTNWSGNVTYRAPRFARPRSLDELAEVVTGADRVRVLGTGHTFTGIADSADVQVSLAALPAEIEVDPAGSVAISGPVHYAELTRVLHEHGLALANLASLLDLSVAGAISTGTHGSGSRTRGLGSAVRALEFLTADGEVRVLREGDADFAGAVVGLGALGVITRIELAVEPAFEVTQHVYAGLRWPVAAAELAALLGSGYSVSLFTDFDGSGVRQVVVKDRGGHDTELFARLGSRRVDGPRHPMAGGPTENVTVQAAPGPSHERLPHFQAGRTPSSGAEIQSEYLVDARHAAAAVEALQRAAPAFAPVLLVAELRSVAADELWLSPAWRRDSLAIHFTWRRDQAGVAAALPALEAALVPFGARPHWGKVWAMGADVLAERYPRLADFRALAERWDPQHRFRNEFLDERVF; from the coding sequence ATGAGTACGCCCCGCACCAACTGGTCCGGCAACGTCACCTACCGGGCGCCCCGCTTCGCCCGGCCGCGGAGCCTCGACGAGCTCGCCGAGGTCGTCACCGGCGCCGACCGCGTCCGGGTGCTCGGCACCGGGCACACCTTCACCGGCATCGCCGACAGCGCCGACGTGCAGGTGTCGCTGGCGGCGCTGCCCGCCGAGATCGAGGTGGACCCCGCCGGGAGCGTCGCGATCTCCGGCCCGGTGCACTACGCGGAGCTCACCCGGGTGCTGCACGAGCACGGGCTCGCCCTGGCGAACCTGGCGTCGCTGCTGGACCTGTCGGTGGCGGGCGCGATCTCCACCGGCACGCACGGCTCCGGCAGCCGCACCCGCGGGCTCGGTTCCGCGGTGCGGGCGCTGGAGTTCCTCACCGCCGACGGCGAGGTCCGGGTGCTGCGCGAGGGCGACGCCGACTTCGCCGGGGCCGTCGTGGGGCTCGGCGCGCTCGGCGTGATCACCCGGATCGAGCTGGCGGTGGAGCCGGCGTTCGAGGTCACCCAGCACGTCTACGCGGGTCTGCGGTGGCCGGTGGCCGCTGCCGAACTGGCCGCGCTGCTCGGCTCCGGCTACAGCGTCAGCCTGTTCACCGACTTCGACGGCTCCGGCGTCCGGCAGGTGGTGGTGAAGGACCGCGGCGGGCACGACACCGAGCTGTTCGCCCGTCTCGGCTCGCGGCGCGTGGACGGGCCGCGGCACCCGATGGCGGGCGGGCCGACCGAGAACGTCACCGTCCAGGCCGCACCCGGCCCGTCGCACGAACGGCTCCCGCACTTCCAGGCGGGACGGACCCCCAGCAGCGGCGCGGAGATCCAGAGCGAGTACCTGGTGGACGCGCGGCACGCGGCCGCCGCCGTCGAGGCGCTGCAGCGGGCCGCGCCCGCGTTCGCACCGGTGCTGCTGGTCGCCGAGCTGCGCTCGGTCGCCGCCGACGAGCTGTGGCTCAGCCCGGCGTGGCGGCGGGATTCGCTGGCGATCCACTTCACCTGGCGCCGCGACCAGGCCGGGGTGGCGGCCGCACTGCCCGCTCTCGAAGCCGCGCTCGTCCCGTTCGGCGCCCGGCCGCACTGGGGCAAGGTGTGGGCGATGGGCGCCGACGTGCTCGCCGAGCGCTACCCGCGGCTCGCCGACTTCCGCGCGCTGGCCGAGCGCTGGGACCCGCAGCACCGCTTCCGCAACGAGTTCCTCGACGAACGCGTCTTCTGA